The DNA sequence GTCTGATAGCCTGGTGCTAGTGGGTTTTGGGACtaattgaaatgacttgtgggctagtacattctagctacagcttgccagaatggcaggctgtaaaactgagtTTCTTTGCACCATCTGCCAGAAGGGTGCATAGCTTATTTCTGTTTGTAAAGACCCCTGTTTCTAGGGAAGGAAGCCTTCCATCTTAGCAACTGTTTTGTGTCCAGCTGCAAGTCTTAGTAATTACAGGCATCAAATGAGATACTGCATGAATGGTATTTTTTTAGATGAACTTGAAAGCTTCAAGAACATGCTGAACTCCTTTGATGATCAGGCCAAGCTGGAACGTTTACGACTGAAGGAAGAGCACCATCAATGTACCCAGATAAACCTCAATGACAAGAAGAACCAGGCCTTACGTGACTTTGTAGCTGCTATTGAGGAGGAACCTAGAGATGGTGACAAGATTAAGGAAGCCCTGAAGCGGTATTTGACTGCCTGCACAAAAGATCGTCTTCACAAGTAAGCCAATAAGGGGAAATATTACTTTGTTAATTTTCTGTtgtgtaagaaaaaaaaacagaactgTATTCTCACTGCGTTCTTACCAGAATTTTCTACAGTGGGGTCCACAGGACCCATAGAGAAGCTACATTTGTAAAAGGGGGTCATGAGGGAGAAAAGCAGATCGCAATTTTTAGATGCAGTTAACTCAGAGTTTTACTCAAAAACCTGAGTTAGAGTAAATACCTTGTACTTTCTTagataataaatatttaatttttacatGCATTTTATAGCTCTCAGCTAGAGTAAAGACACCAAAACCAATAATAAATTATGGCTTAtattataaggaaatgtacatATGTGTACATACGTTTTATGTTCTTTTTTCATTTGCACTCTTGGGACCCTTAGGGCTAATTATAGTGCGGCATTCCCGAAGAAGTGTGGCAATGCCGCAATGCTGCAGTCTGGTAAGAACACTGTTCTCATAGGGTAGCACATGGTACAATGTATTActgaaataatttattattgctgAGTATAATAAGCAAAAATACAGCAACCTGTGGTTTTCAGTTGTTCTCCATACACGCCCAGAGAAGATCATTACAAAAGTGACGAGCAGAGAAAACATGAAACTGGGCAGATTTGCATGTACTCATACTTTTCTTTAACccaacgtttttatttttcagcttgcGTTACTTTGAGTATGTTCAGAAACACCGCCCAGAGAAAGCTGAAGAAGCTCGAGAGGCTCTACAAACCCACTTGAAACTCATAAATAACCTTGTTAACCAGTCCATGATTTTGCTATACAAACTCCCAGAGATTGCTCGTCAGTTCCAAGTTAACTTGCCTGACTGGATTCCTAAACCACCTGCTCTGGTAAGTGACCAAGTTCTGAGTTAAAATGTAGTTTAACAGGGCTCAAGATTAAAAAACCCTCAGGTTGCCTTTTGGCGGCCAACTAGGCAAATATAGTcgccagatgcaaatttttagttgccagTTAGTATAATGTAAATGATGCAGCTCATAGTATGGCGCAATCCATCGgattttattgtttgaaaatagcGGGGACAGaagtcggtataaatttggaggtaaactgGCTTTCTTTATGTGATTTGGCGCATTTTTTTATGATGACAGGAAAGCAGGATAaggtgaaatgtttttttaactttacttttttaatttaaatctaaatcataAAGAAATAAGATGGCCAAAGTGGTGACTAAACCAGAATTTAAGTcaccaaggagaaaatgttagtcACATTGGTGACCATATCAGTCGCAATTTCGAGCCTTTTTTAATGTAAGAGACAAGTTCATTTTTTGGCCAAGAAGAAGTGTGTCATGATATGTAAAGCACTTTGTACCCTACACATTATTGACAATAGTACAGTCAATTTTCTCAGGCCACTAAGTTCAGTTGGTGTCTCGTGTAAATGACAACCTACTGTAAGTGACTGTGACCACGTTAAGCAGTGACTCGTTATTAATTTACTTTGTTGTTACCTCCTTTTTGATTCCCATGTTCACTGTATGAACTATGATACTGGAAGTATAGGAAAATTTGTTGGTGAAAACATGGCACTGTTTATATGTTACTTGACAttttgtgttcctgttcacttgAACAGCCCACAGAAACACCAAGAGATTTTACTCGACATTTTGTGGCCATGTTCACTTCAACAACCAACAGAGAAGCCAGCATTATTTCACTTGACATTTTGTGTTTATATTCCCTTGAACTGCCCACAGAAAAACCAACATAATTTCCTTGACATTTTGTGGTCGTGTTCACTTGAACAGCCAACAGAGAAACTGACATATTTTGCTTGACATTGTGTGGTCATGTTACTTGAACCACCTACAGATAAACCAACATATTTCACCTGACATTTTGTGTTTGTATTCACTTGAACTGCCCACAGAAAAACCAACATAATTTCCTTGACATTTTGTGGTTGTGTTCACTTGAACAGCCAACAGAGAAACTGACATATTTTGCTTGACATTGTGTGGTCATGTTACTTGAACCACCTACAGATAAACCAACATATTTCACCTGACATTTTGTGTTTGTATTCACTTGAACTGCCCACAGAAAAAACAACATATTTTACTTAACATTTTGTGGTCATATTACTTGAACAAGCTTCAGAGAAGTCAACATATTTTACTTGACATTTTGTTTATTATGTTCACTTAAACAGCCCACAGAGAAACCAACAATAGAAAAAAGCTCTGCAGCTAAGGATCCTACTGACCCTCCCAGTAAAGGAGAGGAATATCAAGATGAAACCGTTTCTGAAAAGGAGGATCCTATAACCAAAGGTGTGTATACGTGGCAGGACTTTAtccttctctttcttttaacGCACAAGCATTATTGTTAGGGATGTACTTAAAGGATTTTTTTGCAAGCATCATTCGTGACTGGGTCAGTTTGTTCTGCATAAATACACTAGAACCCCGGTAACTTGAACtcaaaagggaaaggaaaacaGTTCAAGTTTGAGTTATCATGGTTGTACTGTATATTGATACCATAAGCTTCTGCTTTTAAGCCTTGGGACTAGGTTTATACAGTAATGTATATGTAAGTGGGGAGCTTACatgggtggggggagggggttggggtTGAGGGTCAGGGAGCTTATAACCGAATCCTAAAGAAAGTGCCTCAAAACAAGGTATCAAACACtgctgatcaaaatacattCTGAAGGTACttcggtggggggggggggggggcttataaccgaATTATTTCTAAAGAAAGTGTTTAGAAACAAGGTACTTAAAACtgctgatcaaaatacattCTGAAGGTACTTGTTTTTTTACGCTTCCATGAAAGTTTCCAAAAAATTACATATTGGAGCAATTTAGGGTTctggggaaactgcccacctacccctcccctaacccaacattttgccctattTGAGAAgtgagtgttaatgttgacttaggggaggggtaggtgggtagtgtCCCAGAAACCTGAATTGAtctaaaattgcaaatatttcAATACGAGCATGAGGGGGCTTATAAGGggatgttttttgtttacaggtggATGAGGGGATGGGGGTAGTGTTATAAGCAGAGGTTTACAGATTTCTCTTGTCTTCCAGCTCATGGTGTTGCTGCTGCAAGGAAGACAAATGATGACAAACCAGGTGATGTTAAACCTGACCCtggtgatgatgttgatgacgtcactgaGAACGAGGAAGGCGAGTTCCGGAAGAGATACCATTCTCAAGCCACCTTCTCTGCTGTCATTGGACTAAGCTGTGGGGCCCTGGTTATCATGGTGATCATTGTTGTTGCCATGGCAATGCGTCGTAGTCGCCCCAGGAATAACACCAAGACGGTACTTGTAGACGGAGATGACGACAACGCCACAGAGAAAAGTCACCTTGTCAACATGCAGGAGAATGGCTATGAAAACCCCACTTACCGGTTTTATGACTACTAAGtaacattttatgacagtgAAACAGTATTGCCTAAGACAACCATCAATACCCTGCACTAACGTCTTGTAGAATTGGTCTTAGCACTGAAAGTTCTTTGTAACCCGGCACTATACAACAATGCGCGGGATTATCTGGTGATTTGTGCAGGGTATTTTCCGGATCTCTTTTAGAATCTCTGATTGTATTTAAGCTCTATTTTGGTAGTAGGTGCAAAAGCGTTCTCAATTGCGCAACCGCAGAAAGGCAGCTTTTTATAGTCCTTATCATACTGTAGATTATTTGGCAAGAGAGTTAAGCAGTGGAACAACACTTTCTCGGTAAAACAAAATTTGATTCACAAATGACAAGTGAAGCATGAGAGCTCGATTTTTTTCGTTGCCTGAATTGTTTTCTTCgtattttcttttgcttgacgTTCACCTCTGTTATTTCTCAATCCTTACGTAAAGGAAAGCAAACTTGAGAAAGGTATCATTGTAATTTTTCTACTGTTAAACTCTCTTGTTAACTTATAGATTTTATAACCTAGGAATCAGGGGTCAAACAATAATAGCTAGAACTTAAAATATTTAACTCCAGCACTTTCTTTGGACACATAACAGTATTTATTGGGCGCAGAGCCATAAAAATTGTAAGGTTTGACCGACTAAAGCACAACGTCTTTGTAAACAGTTCTTTCAATAGCACTGTGATCATTCTGACCTGTTCTTACGCCCAGTCTTCGCCCTTCAGTTTCGCATTTACCTCGAGGAAGTGAGTTGAGAAAGCTTGCCTTCCACGCGGACGATCTTAGGGGCTTTGTCACGCGTTCATTCCCTAAGAACGTTCTTGAGGGAGGAACGCTTGATGAAGGCGTAAGAGTATTTGCGTGGGAGGCAATTGAGAGGGAAAGACTTCTTTTCCTCTCGGCGTGGATTGGAAAATTTTTCTCGACCTGTTCTTGTTGGCTTTGAAGTTATGCCAGGACAAACCAGTAGCCTCACAGGAGCGCCATAAGGCCAGCTTGCATGCTCTCAAATCTGAGGGTATAATGGGACAGGTGTTCAGTCCAGTTGAATTATCTTAGGAATTATCTCACGCCAGTTCGGTGTGCGTAAGATAGTTATCGTCAAAAGTGGCCCTTGTAAACCAAGAAACGCCCACGATTTCGAAGCAGTTGACCCGGCGTGATAATTCTGGTGTGTGATCGGAAACTTCGATGAATATTTCCAAAACTTTATAAAAGTTATGTGTACACGATTCAACTTAATCGCATGCGGTGTGCCTATGATGAACCTTCAACCTGAACAGTAAATTTTAGATTAAGCCTTCAATCTCAAATCAGTCGTAGAATTCATTTAATCGCTACGATTTGTGTCCTTGGCTTATCGAAACAAAATTTGCCTTAACTTTGTTCTGGAGTATTCCTGAATTAAAGTAAGCGATACACTCTGCCTCGCCGAGTGGTGGACGAGATCACTGACCTACTGTAATTAATAGACTATGGGTTGACTTGGGATCCCCGTGGGAACAGTAAAGAGAAATATCAAGCATATCAACCGATGATCATGGATTATAACGCCGAATTAAACTGTTACAAGATGTGTAGTTCTAGACAAAGTAAGCATTCTATGGGAGCCTTGAAAGCTGTAATGTAGAATACTGGTATTTGGCTATTAAATATAACATTTTAGTACCTGAAATCTCGCtctcgtgttttttttttttctgaaacgcCCTTTTAGTACCCTGGCTTTCTCTCATGTTCCCTCCTGAACCGGAGGACAGTGACCTTAGTTACGCAAGATTTCACTTTAACAAGAGCCGTAGCTCCATTCCACGAACCGTAAGATCCGAGGACTGCGACGGtagcgaaaacgtcgctgaaaaagtaaattcgcgttctttcaatcttcatcgcgatttaATACTCCATGTCACTGActtgtcaaatgttggtgaaccctcctaaagttgaattcctaagaaccatatccaagttcagaaggACAGAAGAAATTTCGTTGTCggttgtgtacttcctctgtgaAACGTGAAatcaggcattttcacgtcctatcgtgcagtgacggcaaagaaatgtacgtacaaaaaagcgtaatgtacaagaaaaattgttgttttggatATTAAACCTGTCGCTTTTTcgacgtcctcgttgccgtcgccgtcgtcggatcttgaAACTTATTCAGGTCTTTATATGAGAAAGGAACTTACTTGCACTGCTCAGTGTTCAGGAGCctgttagcctgcgaatacagccgtcgcTCCTCTCCACTGTTGCAGCATGAAAGTAGGTTCCTTATTATGATAGGGTTAGACGGAAGCAGTTAAGCGTCCTCGGCCTCCTTATTTTCACGAAGCGGGTTATGTTTCGTCTTTCCTGCGGGGGTACTATCACGTGTACAAATCGGATTTGACTAGACCTCGCCTTCGCCTTTAtaaacaagagatctgggtacgagattatgTCGAAGGTACTACGGTCGACTCCCAGTAACttgaaccctctataactcgaagcaattttcatttcccttcagatcattttctatataattttaccctcgatataactcgaacttttttctatttcccttgaaggttcgaattatcgggagtcgactgtatccCTTTTGACCCTACTCTGTAATAAGCGCCTTTCCCCTATACCCCATCCCAACATTTAACTCAGTCCCATTCAACTTTTACAACGAGATCAAAGGAAAATGCCCGTAAGCAAACAGATAAAGTGTTCGCATCTGGAGCTGTCAGATTATTGGAATGATCCCCGGAAAAGACCACTACGGGCGCAAGGAGAGTGGCTTTCATAGGTTCTCGCACCATTCACATTTAACCtatcgttcccagggttctcttcAACTTGATGCGTTGATAAATCAATGAAAGTATTGCTTATTTTCAAACAGAGGGGGACTAGGTAGGAGACCGTGTATAcaccacttgcacatctcccataaggcaccttatttgccccccccccccccacccccttctcctgggtattacagccgtcccaagagaaattgaaaataatgcttatgcaaaattttggggggcaagtAAGGtacattatgggagatgtgcaagtggcgaattATGGGATCGAGCCCTATAAAATTCTCAACCATAAATCTCTAAGTTAAGTACATAGCTCGTACCAATCCCCCTTGATTTGACACCTCAGAAGGAGAGACGAGCAGGAGGGagccctgggaatgaggttgcaTTCAcattaagaaacggtccagataagaacgatagcaacaacggcaacgaacatgttggaatgcaaaatttctattgtctgtacttacttctgattggctcaaacagcaaaagttaacaaaacttcataaagcagtacatatattcatccttacttccCAACAAtcttccttataacaaaatctggtctcagtttgaataacaaagaaatcctatgtggggaacatgtaaaattgtaaacttttctcggctattgttttcaactcttgtgattggtcaaaatcttttaacacaaaaaaacaccctttcaaagtggagtgtaaatgcattttattgggtaaacggccttcatgcaggtttatgcattctctgtgtaaaaatgagaacattcctatgtggggaaagcaccgttgccacatcacaaaagaaattgctatccaccttacccggatcattacttaaacatTGTAAATACAGGAAAACAGTAGAGAACCACGGTGTTAAATGACTGTCTCAAACACATTAAGAGCTAGCCATGGCCAAGTACTAGGACTGATCTTGTGCTGTCAGTTTAGGGGCGcttagaaacaaaagaaagctcaAAATCATTTTATATGtggttttaaattattttgcaaaacaatCTGTTGCGCTAACAGTTTATGTCCCTGGCCTCTGTTAAAAATGACTCTCCCTCCTCGCCCCCCATCTCAAAAGAGTGAACTAAACTAAAGCTCTAGGGCTCTTAGAGCGCTTACGATTTGTAAGTCCCTATTCTGTGAAATGGTGTTAACGTCTTTTCAGAGTTACAGTTAGAAATGAAAGACTTAAAGAGATCTTACGATAGCCATTTCACATTATACCATTTGTTTGTCACTATTTGGTCAAATGAAGTTACAGTTTTTCTCACAGTTTTGAGGACGGAAGCAGTTAGAAATGAAAGAATTAAGAGCTCTTACGgtatagcctgttcacagaccctctattttctttttaaagattGTCGAGCGCGCGTAGATTTATTGACCGAAAGCTATCGTTCTCGCACAGTCGAATTGTCGTCCGTGGACAGGCTATTACTGTAAACCtcttgcatatttttttttttcataaaagtcCTTAAGACATGAAGGGAACAGTTGGCGGAGTAAGTCCTAGTGTTTCGGTGACATATTTTTGTGCCTTGGCTGCTTCGCGAAGGGAAAACGTCTGTGCCAGTTCGGTTTCTGTTCTCACCAAGTCGATCGCTTTGTTAAATAACTCTATTGCTCTGTCCAGGTTACCCCTGTAAGAAAAAGTGAACAACGAAAAAGGTTAAATAGGTTACATTTTAATATGCTAGCATTATTGAGGAACGACGAAGTCTTTTAGAATCTTCGGAAAAAAATCTCAGTCGCATTTGCGAGTTTACTGAGAAGAAGCATTAGCGTCAGACAAAGGGTGGCTTCCCACAAGTCAAAACATTTCGAAAATTGACTGAAAGTTTTCGCTGAAAACCCATTCTTCTGCCCTACATACTTTTTAGGAAAGTACTGATCTGGCTAGAAAGTCCTGATTaataaaagaattttctttacGTCTGTTCTGGTGAGTGATCTGACCGTAGacgtggctaaatgtaatttaggc is a window from the Porites lutea chromosome 10, jaPorLute2.1, whole genome shotgun sequence genome containing:
- the LOC140951226 gene encoding amyloid beta precursor like protein 2-like; this translates as MNSFFLRSFLECLIFATVINAAVENLNEDLDYDPQVVILCDKVTRHVDVNTGDWIVDKNSSRLCTTDRKEILKYCQAVYPSRDIRNIVEANNHVIVNNSWVTPYRCLAGNFESDALLVPPKCRFEHMHYNSQCKSHDEWHKQASDKCKSENLTLGDYGVLIPCEIGLFTGVEFVCCPEDGGEIATEAVKVVDVSVVSSTPKPVSVLEHLKSEISKFAKHVEASLIGCDPKKYHDKRDQMEDTHRQKVQDLLQQWQQAEKRYKLLKSGDENQATGAVADELESFKNMLNSFDDQAKLERLRLKEEHHQCTQINLNDKKNQALRDFVAAIEEEPRDGDKIKEALKRYLTACTKDRLHNLRYFEYVQKHRPEKAEEAREALQTHLKLINNLVNQSMILLYKLPEIARQFQVNLPDWIPKPPALPTEKPTIEKSSAAKDPTDPPSKGEEYQDETVSEKEDPITKAHGVAAARKTNDDKPGDVKPDPGDDVDDVTENEEGEFRKRYHSQATFSAVIGLSCGALVIMVIIVVAMAMRRSRPRNNTKTVLVDGDDDNATEKSHLVNMQENGYENPTYRFYDY